The following nucleotide sequence is from Pseudomonas sp. S09G 359.
CGCCAGCGTGGCGGCCTATCCCAACCCCGCGCCGTTGCTGGGGCTGTTGATGGACAGCGTGCATAGCTTCCTGCAACTATTTACCAGCGTGGTGTTGTTCCGTTTATTCATGCTGATCGGTGGCGATGCCGACGCGCGGTGATATGCTCCGTGCCACTTCTGAAACGCTATAAGCCGAGCCGATGACCCGTTTATTGCGCATGACCTTGCTGGGCCTGCTGATCGTTGCAGGCCTGCTCGCGGCCCTGATCTACAACCTGACCTGGCGCCCCGCTGCCAAGGAAACCTTGCCCGTAAGTTGCGTCGCGCCACGCGCGCCCACCCTGCTGCCGGGGCAGGCGCTCAAGGTGATGACCTGGAACGTGCAATACCTGGCCGGCAAGAACTATGTGTTCTGGTACGACACCGCCGACGGCAGCGGCCCGGACGACCGCCCCACCGTGGAAGACATGGCCGCCAGCCTGGACGAAGTGGCGCGGGTGATTCGCGACGAACAACCGGACATTCTGCTGCTGCAGGAACTCGACGAAAACGCCAAGCCCTCCCACTACCAGGACCAGCTGGCGTTGCTCCAGGAGCGCCTGGTCGACCTCTACCCCTGCAGCGCCCAGACCTTCGACTGGAAAGCCGACTTCGTGCCCGACCGCCATATCTTCGGCAGTGTCGGGCGCAAGCTGGCCACCCTGAGCCGCTACCAGATCGAACACGCCGAGCGCCTGCAATTGCCGGCCCCGGAGGCCAATTTCATCAGCCGCCAGTTCCAGCCCAAGTCGGCCTTGCTGCTGACCTACCTGCCATTGAGCGATGGCGGCCAACTGGCGGTGCTCAACACCCGCCTGGACGGCGACGCCCCAGGCCGCAGCGCAGTGCTGGAGCAGGTGCAAACCACGGTCAAGTTGCTGGATAAATTCGAAGGGCGTGGCACGCCTTGGCTGATCGGGGGCGATTTCAACCTGTTGCCGCTGGGGCAATTCCTGCGCCTGGATGCCGACAAACGCGGGCAGTACTCGCCGGACAGCGAGCTGCATTTGCTCTGGGATAAATACCCGATGATCCCGAGCAACAGCGAATCCAGCGGCATTGACCGCGCCAAATGGCTGACCCACTTCCCCAACGACCCGAGCCTCGACGGTCCGGATCGCACCTTGGATTACCTGTTCTACAGCCCGCGCATCAAGCGGGTCGAAGCCAAGGTGCGCCAGGACGATACGCTGCGCATCTCCAACCATCTGCCGGTGATTGCGCGCTTCCTGTTGCCCGCCGCGCAGTAGCCTTGAATTGTCCCCATATAGGGGACAATCAATCTCTATTCAGCCTAATTGTCGCTCATTCGATTAGGCCGTAAATTTACTCCCAAGCCAGCACGCAGACAGCCAGAGGCGCTGAAGCGGCCTTCTAATTCCAATACTTCA
It contains:
- a CDS encoding endonuclease/exonuclease/phosphatase family protein; protein product: MTRLLRMTLLGLLIVAGLLAALIYNLTWRPAAKETLPVSCVAPRAPTLLPGQALKVMTWNVQYLAGKNYVFWYDTADGSGPDDRPTVEDMAASLDEVARVIRDEQPDILLLQELDENAKPSHYQDQLALLQERLVDLYPCSAQTFDWKADFVPDRHIFGSVGRKLATLSRYQIEHAERLQLPAPEANFISRQFQPKSALLLTYLPLSDGGQLAVLNTRLDGDAPGRSAVLEQVQTTVKLLDKFEGRGTPWLIGGDFNLLPLGQFLRLDADKRGQYSPDSELHLLWDKYPMIPSNSESSGIDRAKWLTHFPNDPSLDGPDRTLDYLFYSPRIKRVEAKVRQDDTLRISNHLPVIARFLLPAAQ